A stretch of the Myxococcus guangdongensis genome encodes the following:
- a CDS encoding DUF859 domain-containing protein produces the protein MKMLKQTLCGALLGLSLAACGPTEDVEQESTGQAEQPLEAGCVSVDDTMMTTHACTHANNSGDNVGVTASATRVSTAPDISTQHKHYTLTLPAGAEGSVTFTPTNVSGSGTVESVAFYVNKNVALTVVNAATSATVAPLINESVAETGCSLIKAQVYDLTPGTQYIVVSATASGNQVGIVPEYLYNNRDRYYRDQDGDGYGVNTPVYRFACEVNGGYSKTRFDCDDTNPAIFNC, from the coding sequence ATGAAGATGCTGAAGCAGACCCTCTGCGGTGCATTGCTCGGCCTGTCGCTCGCGGCCTGCGGACCGACGGAGGACGTGGAGCAGGAGTCGACCGGCCAGGCGGAGCAGCCGCTGGAGGCCGGCTGCGTGTCGGTGGACGACACGATGATGACGACGCACGCGTGCACGCACGCGAACAACAGCGGTGACAACGTGGGCGTGACGGCCAGCGCCACGCGCGTGTCCACCGCGCCGGACATCAGCACGCAGCACAAGCACTACACGCTCACCCTGCCGGCTGGCGCCGAGGGCTCGGTGACGTTCACCCCGACCAACGTGTCCGGGAGCGGCACCGTGGAGTCCGTCGCGTTCTATGTGAACAAGAACGTGGCCCTCACGGTGGTGAACGCCGCCACCAGCGCGACGGTGGCCCCGCTCATCAACGAGTCCGTCGCGGAGACGGGCTGCTCGCTCATCAAGGCGCAGGTCTACGACCTCACGCCGGGAACCCAGTACATCGTCGTCTCGGCCACCGCGTCGGGCAACCAGGTGGGCATCGTCCCCGAGTACCTCTACAACAACCGCGACCGCTACTACCGGGACCAGGACGGCGACGGCTACGGCGTGAACACGCCCGTCTACCGCTTCGCCTGTGAGGTGAACGGCGGCTACTCGAAGACGCGCTTCGACTGCGACGACACCAACCCCGCCATCTTCAACTGCTGA
- a CDS encoding EcsC family protein yields MAFYDSVAERLAFMKKLTPAELKKLGSARLSDIVLQETKRARVRVAELEKRYPRADTRELAQRLVDDKKNLASMVGGVSGVFGLVALPADLLFMSYLQIILLTDVATLYKVNLKSERARGEMLDLFGYANGLGPVHRSSPKVMGKLAAMVLEKGGMHTLGRAMPLVAAPITAYFNNQHIQRVGEQAVRFYEGFDKAHAKAKAAQRPHQTG; encoded by the coding sequence ATGGCCTTCTACGACAGCGTGGCCGAGCGGCTGGCCTTCATGAAGAAGCTGACGCCCGCGGAGCTCAAGAAGCTCGGCTCGGCGCGGCTGTCGGACATCGTCCTGCAGGAGACGAAGCGGGCCCGCGTGCGGGTGGCGGAGCTGGAGAAGCGCTACCCCCGCGCGGACACCCGGGAGCTGGCCCAACGTCTGGTGGACGACAAGAAGAACCTGGCCAGCATGGTGGGCGGCGTCAGCGGCGTCTTCGGCCTGGTGGCGCTGCCCGCGGACCTGCTGTTCATGTCCTATCTGCAGATCATCCTGCTCACCGACGTGGCCACGCTCTACAAGGTGAACCTCAAGAGCGAGCGCGCCCGGGGGGAGATGCTGGACCTGTTCGGCTACGCCAACGGCCTGGGCCCGGTGCACCGCTCCAGCCCCAAGGTGATGGGGAAGCTGGCCGCGATGGTGCTGGAGAAGGGCGGGATGCACACGCTGGGACGGGCCATGCCGCTCGTGGCCGCCCCCATCACCGCGTACTTCAACAACCAGCACATCCAACGCGTGGGCGAGCAGGCCGTGCGCTTCTATGAGGGCTTCGACAAGGCCCACGCCAAGGCCAAGGCGGCCCAGCGCCCCCACCAGACGGGGTGA
- a CDS encoding DUF2804 domain-containing protein, which translates to MTPEREALLPLAPASVATAQGEPRFGTYQGELPEVDLPRLLGRWAPGRTSRLLKRKRWHYTFTATPEVAALFAVVDLGYSASAFAVALDLRERKPLCDVSFLGAPGPMVSLGDKPGAGLAASFRTLGGKLAIRRGEEDERYQVEVDVSRVRTGSLNTFQWNGEMLVAGGPPALTVIAPVQGDGLVNVTMKRNGLLSFGSLEAGGKRFRLDGGVGGIDYTQGYLARHTAWRWAFAAGRLADGTPVGLNLVEGFNETATEANENAFWLGDKLYPLARARFEYDTKDLLGPWRMTTVDGAVDLRFTPFYVHREERNLRLIISHFAQPVGFFDGTVTVGGRTHQLSHVPGVSEDQDMLW; encoded by the coding sequence ATGACACCCGAGAGAGAAGCCCTCCTGCCCCTCGCCCCGGCCTCCGTGGCCACCGCCCAGGGCGAGCCCCGATTCGGCACGTACCAGGGTGAGCTGCCCGAGGTGGACCTGCCCAGGTTGCTGGGCCGCTGGGCGCCCGGGCGCACCTCGCGGCTGCTCAAGCGCAAGCGGTGGCACTACACCTTCACGGCGACGCCGGAGGTGGCCGCGCTCTTCGCGGTGGTGGACCTGGGTTATTCGGCGAGCGCGTTCGCGGTGGCGTTGGATTTGCGCGAGCGCAAGCCGCTGTGTGACGTGAGCTTCCTGGGGGCACCCGGGCCCATGGTGTCGCTGGGGGACAAGCCCGGCGCGGGGCTGGCCGCGTCGTTCCGCACGTTGGGTGGGAAGCTGGCCATCCGCCGGGGCGAGGAGGACGAGCGCTACCAGGTGGAGGTGGACGTCAGCCGCGTGCGCACGGGCAGCCTCAACACGTTCCAGTGGAATGGGGAGATGTTGGTGGCGGGGGGGCCTCCCGCGCTGACGGTGATTGCGCCGGTGCAGGGGGATGGGCTCGTCAACGTCACGATGAAGCGCAACGGGCTGTTGTCCTTCGGCAGCCTGGAGGCCGGCGGGAAGCGCTTCCGGCTGGATGGGGGCGTGGGCGGCATCGACTACACGCAGGGGTATCTGGCGCGGCACACGGCGTGGCGCTGGGCGTTCGCGGCCGGGAGGCTGGCGGATGGGACGCCGGTGGGGCTGAACCTCGTGGAGGGCTTCAACGAGACGGCGACCGAGGCGAACGAGAACGCCTTCTGGCTGGGGGACAAGTTGTATCCGCTGGCGCGCGCGCGGTTCGAGTACGACACGAAGGACCTGCTCGGGCCGTGGCGGATGACGACGGTGGATGGCGCGGTGGACCTGCGCTTCACGCCGTTCTACGTGCACCGCGAGGAGCGCAACCTGCGCCTCATCATCAGCCACTTCGCCCAGCCGGTGGGTTTCTTCGACGGCACGGTGACGGTGGGGGGGCGGACGCACCAGCTCTCGCACGTCCCCGGCGTCAGCGAGGACCAGGACATGCTCTGGTGA
- a CDS encoding ABC transporter permease — MRRLVGSVLRKELTDHVRDRRTLSSSLLWAVFGPLVFLATFQLMSNMMRDKPLELPVVGRQHAPSLMAFLERQGVTLKDAPPDYEASVRTGVLDVVLVVPEDYGRDFSTGRTADVNLVMDSSRTAARKSVQRARMMVEIYSRQLGDQRLYARGIAPELSMPVDVEELDLSTPERTAATLFNMLPLFLVMATFTGGLQVASDTMAGERERGSLEPLLLNPAPRGALVAGKWLATVTMAASTVLVSLLGFVLVVRAVPLEELGLKARMDLPIILGMVLAVLPLTLAASAVQLWVSTYARSFKESQTYLSLLTVVPTLPGMLLAMSPVQTQTWMFAVPVAGQQMLAAEVMRGEALGPLPFLLAAASSVLLALVALRVTTGLLSKEKIVFGRA, encoded by the coding sequence ATGAGGCGGCTGGTGGGCAGTGTCCTGCGCAAGGAGCTGACGGACCACGTCCGGGACCGACGCACGCTGAGCTCCTCGCTCCTGTGGGCGGTGTTCGGTCCGCTGGTGTTCCTGGCGACCTTCCAGCTCATGTCCAACATGATGCGGGACAAGCCGCTGGAGCTGCCCGTGGTGGGCCGCCAGCACGCGCCCAGCCTGATGGCGTTCCTGGAGCGCCAGGGCGTGACGCTGAAGGATGCGCCCCCGGACTACGAGGCGAGCGTTCGCACGGGAGTGCTGGACGTGGTGCTGGTGGTGCCGGAGGACTACGGCCGGGACTTCTCCACCGGGCGCACCGCGGACGTGAACCTCGTCATGGACAGCTCCCGCACGGCGGCCCGCAAGTCGGTGCAGCGCGCGCGGATGATGGTGGAAATCTACTCCCGGCAGCTCGGAGACCAGCGATTGTACGCGCGCGGCATCGCGCCGGAGCTGTCGATGCCGGTGGACGTGGAGGAGTTGGATTTGTCCACGCCCGAGCGCACCGCGGCCACGCTGTTCAACATGCTGCCGCTGTTCCTGGTGATGGCCACCTTCACGGGCGGCCTGCAGGTGGCGAGCGACACCATGGCGGGTGAGCGCGAGCGTGGCTCGCTGGAGCCGCTGTTGCTCAACCCGGCCCCGCGCGGGGCGCTGGTGGCGGGCAAGTGGCTGGCGACGGTGACGATGGCGGCGAGCACGGTGCTGGTGTCGCTCTTGGGCTTCGTGCTGGTGGTGCGCGCGGTGCCGTTGGAGGAGCTGGGGCTCAAGGCGCGCATGGACCTGCCCATCATCCTGGGGATGGTGCTGGCGGTGTTGCCGCTGACGCTGGCGGCCTCGGCGGTGCAGCTGTGGGTGTCCACCTATGCGCGCTCGTTCAAGGAGTCGCAGACGTACCTCAGCTTGCTGACGGTGGTGCCGACGCTGCCGGGCATGTTGCTGGCGATGTCGCCGGTGCAGACGCAGACGTGGATGTTCGCGGTGCCGGTGGCGGGGCAGCAGATGCTCGCGGCCGAGGTGATGCGGGGCGAGGCGCTGGGGCCGCTGCCCTTCCTGCTCGCCGCGGCGTCCAGTGTGCTGCTGGCGCTGGTGGCCCTGCGTGTCACCACGGGGCTGTTGTCGAAGGAGAAGATCGTCTTCGGTCGGGCCTGA
- a CDS encoding alpha/beta hydrolase produces MAGAHTHIRSILRRLAWVLGLVALSACSRGGSSPQARTLKLEPCQLEGLAPQAQCGTLEVFENRETKTGRKLSLRVAVVPALAAQPQPDPLVFLAGGPGQAATRLGAVLRAVEPIRRQRDIVLVDMRGTGDSNPLDCDFLPKDAGLSDYFSEDDDLAPRLRACRERWDADVRQYTTPIAMADLDEVRAALGYEKLNLWGGSYGTRAALVYIRQYPERVRTAILDGVAPMSLYLPLYMPRDAQRSLDLLLAHCEKDAVCEKNFPRLRARTEALLEKLTQEPVRVRVPHPRTGVPEDIVLTRQAFVGALFGLLYSAEDSSMVPLMLDRVTQGDWAPFVALNVGRGERMEKVMSRGLQMAVICAEDVPFVDKAAVEREAKGTWFGAGMGLEMMKVCEDWPKATVPAGFREAVVSDVPTLLLSGELDPVTPPAWAEEAKRTLKNSLHVQVPGVGHNTLGVDCVRKLMVDLVADGRVDTLKPSCGAGLARPPFFTSFAGPVP; encoded by the coding sequence TTGGCCGGGGCCCACACCCACATCCGCTCCATCCTCCGCCGCCTGGCCTGGGTCCTCGGGCTCGTGGCGCTGTCGGCCTGCTCGCGGGGGGGGTCGTCCCCCCAGGCGCGCACCTTGAAGCTCGAGCCCTGCCAGTTGGAGGGGCTGGCGCCCCAGGCGCAGTGCGGCACGCTGGAGGTCTTCGAGAACCGCGAGACGAAGACGGGCCGCAAGCTGTCCCTGCGCGTGGCGGTGGTGCCCGCGCTGGCGGCGCAGCCCCAGCCCGACCCCCTGGTGTTCCTGGCGGGAGGGCCCGGGCAGGCGGCCACCCGATTGGGCGCCGTGCTGCGCGCGGTGGAGCCCATCCGCCGCCAGCGCGACATCGTGCTGGTGGACATGCGCGGCACGGGGGACTCGAACCCGCTGGACTGCGACTTCCTCCCGAAGGACGCCGGGCTGTCCGACTACTTCAGCGAAGACGACGACCTGGCGCCGCGCCTGCGCGCGTGCCGGGAGCGCTGGGACGCGGACGTGCGGCAGTACACCACGCCCATCGCCATGGCGGACCTGGACGAGGTGCGCGCGGCGCTGGGCTACGAGAAGCTCAACCTCTGGGGCGGCTCCTACGGCACGCGCGCGGCGCTGGTGTACATACGCCAGTATCCGGAGCGGGTGCGCACCGCCATCCTGGACGGCGTGGCGCCCATGAGCCTGTACCTGCCGCTGTACATGCCTCGCGACGCGCAGCGCTCGTTGGATCTGCTGCTGGCCCACTGCGAGAAGGACGCGGTCTGCGAGAAGAACTTCCCCCGGCTGCGCGCGCGCACGGAGGCCCTGCTGGAGAAGCTGACCCAGGAGCCGGTGCGGGTGCGGGTGCCCCATCCGCGCACGGGCGTGCCGGAGGACATCGTGCTGACACGCCAGGCCTTCGTCGGGGCGCTGTTCGGGCTGCTCTACAGCGCGGAGGACTCGTCGATGGTGCCGCTGATGCTGGACCGGGTGACGCAGGGCGACTGGGCGCCGTTCGTGGCGCTGAACGTGGGGCGCGGCGAGCGGATGGAGAAGGTGATGAGCCGGGGGCTGCAGATGGCCGTCATCTGCGCGGAGGACGTCCCGTTCGTCGACAAGGCCGCGGTGGAGCGCGAGGCGAAGGGGACGTGGTTCGGCGCGGGGATGGGCCTGGAGATGATGAAGGTGTGCGAGGACTGGCCGAAGGCGACGGTGCCCGCGGGCTTCCGCGAGGCGGTGGTGTCGGACGTGCCCACGCTGCTGCTCTCCGGAGAGCTGGACCCGGTGACGCCTCCTGCGTGGGCGGAGGAGGCGAAGCGCACGCTGAAGAACAGCCTGCACGTGCAGGTCCCGGGCGTGGGGCACAACACGCTGGGCGTCGACTGTGTGCGCAAGCTGATGGTGGACCTGGTGGCGGACGGTCGGGTGGACACGCTCAAGCCTTCGTGCGGCGCGGGACTCGCCAGGCCGCCTTTCTTCACGTCCTTCGCCGGACCGGTACCCTGA
- the panD gene encoding aspartate 1-decarboxylase has product MRRILFKSKIHRATVTQADLDYEGSVTIDLNLLRAADIIANEKVAIWNVTQGTRLETYALEGEPGSGVICINGAAAHLNKPGDLVIIATFAEVEDAEARDWKPKVVFVDAANRIVPGQTEEIPGPARRIA; this is encoded by the coding sequence ATGCGCCGCATCCTCTTCAAGTCCAAGATCCACCGCGCGACGGTGACCCAGGCCGACCTCGACTACGAAGGCTCGGTCACCATCGACCTGAACCTGCTCCGCGCGGCGGACATCATCGCCAACGAGAAGGTCGCCATCTGGAACGTCACCCAGGGCACGCGCCTGGAGACGTACGCCCTCGAGGGTGAGCCCGGCAGCGGCGTCATCTGCATCAACGGCGCCGCCGCGCACCTCAACAAGCCCGGCGACCTGGTCATCATCGCGACCTTCGCCGAGGTGGAGGACGCCGAGGCCCGGGACTGGAAGCCCAAGGTCGTCTTCGTCGACGCGGCCAACCGAATCGTCCCCGGACAGACGGAAGAGATTCCAGGGCCCGCTCGCCGGATTGCCTGA
- a CDS encoding DUF6986 family protein — MKTTLTPNSLSSVRESLRRANAGFSRTYPGDSPRRQPVHVVYGGAHLFRAEAARKLGDLALGALKDYAPDAAELAHGLGLPQRGRFAQRVYERVVDKLQREPVEDYRIDFEDGYGHRSDAEEDGHAVSAAKELARGLEQGTLPPFIGIRVKSFTEELFERASRTLDLFVTTLLEQSGGKLPPSFVVTLPKVALPEQVAALARILEVLETEHGLEKGALGLELMVETPQALFDQEGKLHLSALVAAGAGRCSSVHLGLYDYTAALSVSAHVQSMLHPACDFLRDLVQVSLSGTGIQMADGATNVMPVPPHRKQGDTALLPTQLRENSEAVQRVWQLSYRHIRHSLERGWYQGWDLHPAQLPVRYAAVYAFFLEGLDAATRRLKAFMEKAAQATLVGDVFDDAATGQGLLNFFLRGSSCGALSQEEVLATGLTLEELRSRSFRAIVESRRAGK, encoded by the coding sequence ATGAAGACCACCCTGACACCCAACAGCCTCTCCAGCGTGCGTGAGTCCCTCCGGCGAGCCAACGCCGGGTTCTCACGCACGTATCCGGGGGACTCCCCCCGTCGCCAGCCGGTGCACGTCGTGTACGGCGGCGCGCACCTGTTCCGCGCGGAGGCAGCGCGGAAGCTGGGCGATTTGGCCCTGGGTGCGTTGAAGGACTATGCGCCGGACGCGGCCGAGCTGGCGCACGGGCTGGGCCTGCCCCAGCGAGGGAGGTTCGCCCAGCGCGTGTACGAGCGCGTGGTGGACAAGCTCCAGCGCGAGCCGGTGGAGGACTATCGCATCGACTTCGAGGACGGCTACGGCCACCGCTCCGACGCGGAGGAGGATGGTCACGCCGTCTCCGCGGCGAAGGAGCTGGCGCGGGGGCTGGAGCAGGGGACGTTGCCGCCGTTCATCGGCATCCGGGTGAAGTCCTTCACCGAGGAGCTGTTCGAGCGGGCATCGCGCACGTTGGACTTGTTCGTCACGACGTTGTTGGAGCAGAGCGGTGGGAAGCTGCCGCCGTCGTTCGTCGTCACGCTGCCCAAGGTGGCCCTGCCCGAGCAGGTGGCCGCGCTCGCGCGCATCCTGGAGGTGCTGGAGACGGAGCACGGCCTGGAGAAGGGAGCGCTGGGGCTGGAGTTGATGGTGGAGACGCCTCAGGCCCTGTTCGACCAGGAGGGGAAGCTGCACCTGTCGGCGCTGGTGGCCGCGGGGGCGGGGCGGTGCTCCAGCGTGCACCTGGGGTTGTATGACTACACGGCGGCGCTCAGCGTCAGCGCGCATGTGCAGAGCATGCTGCACCCGGCCTGTGACTTCCTGAGGGATTTGGTGCAGGTGTCGCTGTCGGGCACGGGCATCCAGATGGCGGACGGCGCGACGAACGTCATGCCGGTGCCGCCGCATCGCAAGCAGGGGGACACGGCGCTCTTGCCCACGCAGCTGAGGGAGAACTCGGAGGCGGTGCAGCGGGTGTGGCAGTTGTCGTATCGCCACATCCGGCACTCGCTGGAGCGCGGGTGGTATCAGGGGTGGGACTTGCATCCGGCCCAGCTCCCGGTGCGCTACGCGGCCGTGTATGCGTTCTTCCTCGAAGGACTGGACGCGGCCACGCGGCGGCTCAAGGCCTTCATGGAGAAGGCGGCGCAGGCGACGCTGGTGGGCGACGTGTTCGACGACGCGGCGACGGGCCAGGGCCTGCTCAACTTCTTCCTGCGCGGCTCGAGCTGTGGCGCGCTCAGTCAGGAAGAAGTGCTCGCCACGGGGCTCACGCTGGAGGAGCTGCGGAGCCGCTCGTTCCGAGCCATCGTCGAGTCACGCCGCGCGGGCAAGTGA
- a CDS encoding ABC transporter ATP-binding protein, whose translation MIRATNLHKRFGAVTAVEDVSFTAEDGMITGLLGPNGAGKTTTLRMLYTLVRPDKGTAVVDDVDVVARPQDARRGLGVLPDTRGLYPRLTAREHARYFGELHGLSGAALDKRVDELVDLLDMKDIVDRRVEGFSQGERVKVALARALVHGPRNVLLDEPTNGLDVMSTRAVRTLLRRLRDEGRCIVFSSHVMQEVAALCERVVVVAHGRVVAEGTPEALRQATGKDSLEEAFVATIGSEQGLMQ comes from the coding sequence ATGATTCGAGCGACGAATCTGCACAAGCGGTTTGGCGCCGTGACGGCGGTGGAGGATGTGTCCTTCACCGCCGAGGACGGGATGATCACGGGCCTGCTCGGCCCCAACGGCGCGGGGAAGACGACGACGCTGCGGATGCTCTACACGCTGGTGCGCCCGGACAAGGGCACCGCGGTGGTGGACGACGTGGACGTGGTGGCGCGTCCCCAGGATGCGCGTCGGGGACTGGGCGTGCTGCCGGACACGCGGGGCCTGTACCCACGGCTCACCGCGCGCGAGCACGCGCGCTACTTCGGGGAGCTGCACGGGCTGTCGGGCGCGGCGCTCGACAAGCGCGTGGACGAGCTGGTGGACCTGCTGGACATGAAGGACATCGTGGACCGGCGCGTGGAGGGCTTCAGCCAGGGCGAGCGGGTGAAGGTGGCGCTGGCGCGGGCGCTGGTGCACGGGCCTCGCAACGTGCTGCTGGACGAGCCCACCAACGGCCTGGATGTGATGAGCACGCGCGCGGTGCGCACGCTCTTGCGCCGCCTGCGGGACGAAGGTCGGTGCATCGTCTTCTCCAGCCACGTCATGCAGGAGGTCGCCGCGCTGTGCGAGCGCGTCGTCGTGGTGGCGCATGGCCGGGTGGTGGCGGAGGGGACGCCGGAGGCGCTGCGGCAGGCCACCGGGAAGGACAGCCTGGAAGAGGCCTTCGTGGCGACCATCGGCAGTGAGCAGGGGTTGATGCAATGA
- a CDS encoding zinc ribbon domain-containing protein: MSSCPHCGLPLSDARVVACPSCGQSVGASARGTELPDDASESAFRAAEAAGRAVRTVLEDPRLRERLPGGSLPLLGSGLVAAAVLLPGLPFISGTIGIPWSVVMLGGSLLLGAREWSAAGRPVPPLLEQLARMATSATFLLLFTSLVITFAFLSLGFGVVPLVWVAAAVVLGYVQWRVFQASAAAMPELRPAPGAARLKLWVLSGAAVCAVSLLLTWGSGMRTWTSLGGYGYDNNLVYEVDSTGRSTGHTYTENRYGWQPGITNTFTSFAKSGRARPGAPLVVMALMSLAMLAAVPRLRDAIPSQTPFILAGAVTLWGLLGLSMRLGPLVFLAGALAIDFALYQAHREANAREETPPGGDDSSSSGSTSV, from the coding sequence ATGTCGTCGTGTCCGCACTGCGGTCTGCCGCTTTCCGATGCGCGCGTCGTCGCGTGCCCGTCCTGTGGCCAGAGCGTGGGCGCGTCCGCGCGTGGAACCGAGTTGCCCGACGACGCCTCGGAGTCCGCGTTCCGAGCCGCCGAGGCTGCGGGCCGCGCGGTGCGCACGGTGCTCGAGGACCCTCGGTTGCGTGAGCGGCTTCCTGGAGGCTCGTTGCCGTTGCTCGGCTCGGGGCTCGTCGCCGCGGCGGTGCTGTTGCCGGGTCTGCCCTTCATCAGCGGGACGATTGGCATCCCGTGGTCGGTGGTGATGCTGGGGGGGAGCCTCCTGCTCGGGGCTCGGGAGTGGAGCGCGGCGGGGCGGCCTGTTCCTCCGCTCCTGGAGCAGCTCGCGCGGATGGCCACGTCCGCCACGTTCCTGCTGCTCTTCACCTCGCTGGTCATCACCTTCGCGTTCCTCTCGCTCGGCTTTGGAGTGGTGCCGCTGGTGTGGGTCGCGGCCGCGGTGGTGCTCGGGTACGTGCAGTGGCGCGTGTTCCAGGCGTCGGCTGCCGCGATGCCCGAGCTTCGGCCCGCGCCGGGGGCCGCGCGGTTGAAGCTGTGGGTGCTCAGCGGCGCGGCCGTGTGCGCGGTGTCGCTGCTGCTCACGTGGGGCTCGGGGATGCGGACGTGGACGTCGCTGGGGGGCTACGGCTACGACAACAACCTCGTGTACGAGGTGGACAGCACCGGCCGCTCCACGGGGCATACGTACACGGAGAATCGCTACGGCTGGCAGCCGGGCATCACCAACACGTTCACCTCGTTCGCGAAGTCGGGCCGTGCCCGGCCGGGAGCGCCGCTCGTCGTCATGGCGTTGATGTCACTCGCCATGCTGGCCGCCGTGCCCCGGCTCCGCGACGCCATCCCGTCCCAGACGCCTTTCATCCTGGCGGGTGCCGTCACCCTGTGGGGCCTGCTGGGCCTGTCCATGCGACTGGGGCCGCTGGTCTTCCTGGCGGGTGCGCTGGCCATCGACTTCGCCCTGTATCAGGCCCACCGCGAGGCGAACGCGCGGGAGGAGACTCCACCCGGGGGAGATGACTCATCGAGCTCCGGCTCGACGAGCGTCTGA
- a CDS encoding MarR family winged helix-turn-helix transcriptional regulator, with protein MTELSAEVRVQVARLRNLVIDVARCGALASPLGALPHHELDPMEVQAIWWLKAESLLPVNVLADRLGGIALPRLSRLLDRLEDAKLVQRERSVRHDRRRVRVRLTEQGRALAENADSVVQERMARLLMPLGGEQRSALMDLLEGWVEALGCWNRAEEQAAEEAEANHRAQAHRPRLAAVEDVGVTANAA; from the coding sequence ATGACCGAGCTTTCGGCGGAAGTGCGTGTCCAGGTGGCGCGGTTACGCAACCTGGTCATCGATGTGGCGCGTTGTGGCGCGCTCGCCAGCCCCCTGGGTGCCCTGCCCCACCATGAGCTGGACCCCATGGAAGTCCAGGCCATCTGGTGGCTGAAGGCGGAGAGCCTGCTGCCCGTCAACGTGCTCGCCGACCGCCTGGGTGGCATCGCCCTGCCCCGACTGAGCCGGCTGTTGGACCGGCTGGAGGACGCGAAGCTCGTGCAGCGCGAGCGCTCGGTGCGGCATGACCGTCGCCGCGTGCGCGTGCGGCTCACCGAGCAGGGACGGGCGCTGGCGGAGAACGCGGACTCGGTGGTGCAGGAGCGCATGGCGCGCCTGTTGATGCCGCTGGGCGGCGAGCAGCGCAGCGCGCTGATGGATTTGCTCGAGGGCTGGGTGGAGGCGCTCGGTTGCTGGAACCGCGCCGAGGAGCAGGCCGCCGAGGAGGCCGAGGCCAACCACCGGGCCCAGGCGCATCGACCTCGACTCGCCGCCGTCGAGGACGTAGGCGTCACCGCCAACGCGGCTTGA
- a CDS encoding LEA type 2 family protein produces the protein MPTMKRFALVLFALCFTTLAGCAGLQSALKKAFKKPTLTFKTARLSSASLSDATVDLVYEVNNPNGFGLELASVDYSFFVEGKQVVAGKPKKGLNLKANGRSELVFPANVRFADIVPVVETFLNKDRAAYKAQGSVGVQTPIGVLSFPLQKEGAFDVPKIPQVSFQPPRITNIGLTSATVEFPLAITNRNSFPLPVAGITGALKVAGADVGTLSTGNLGMLDGSGTKQVTLPLTINFARAASAAVALRSGGNAKLSLDGKLTSDSQSVPLNLSQLVNIVK, from the coding sequence ATGCCCACGATGAAACGCTTCGCCCTCGTCCTGTTCGCCCTCTGCTTCACCACGCTCGCCGGCTGCGCTGGCCTGCAGAGCGCGCTGAAGAAGGCCTTCAAGAAGCCCACCCTCACCTTCAAGACGGCGCGGCTGTCCAGCGCGTCGCTCTCCGACGCCACCGTCGACCTGGTCTACGAGGTCAACAACCCCAACGGCTTCGGTCTGGAGCTGGCCTCGGTGGACTACTCGTTCTTCGTCGAGGGCAAGCAGGTGGTCGCCGGCAAGCCCAAGAAGGGCCTGAACCTCAAGGCCAATGGCAGAAGCGAGCTGGTCTTCCCCGCCAACGTGCGCTTCGCGGACATCGTCCCCGTGGTGGAGACCTTCCTCAACAAGGACCGCGCCGCCTACAAGGCCCAGGGCAGCGTCGGCGTGCAGACGCCCATCGGTGTCCTGTCCTTCCCCCTCCAGAAGGAGGGCGCGTTCGACGTCCCCAAGATTCCCCAGGTCTCCTTCCAGCCTCCCCGCATCACCAACATCGGGTTGACCAGCGCCACCGTCGAGTTCCCCCTGGCCATCACCAACCGCAACAGCTTCCCCCTGCCCGTCGCCGGAATCACCGGCGCGCTCAAGGTCGCCGGCGCGGATGTGGGTACGCTGTCCACCGGAAACCTGGGCATGCTCGACGGCAGCGGGACGAAGCAGGTGACGCTGCCGCTCACCATCAACTTCGCCCGGGCCGCCTCCGCCGCGGTGGCCCTGCGCTCGGGGGGCAACGCCAAGCTGAGCCTGGACGGCAAGCTGACCTCGGACTCGCAGTCCGTGCCGCTGAACCTGAGCCAGCTGGTCAACATCGTGAAATGA